The Nicotiana tabacum cultivar K326 chromosome 14, ASM71507v2, whole genome shotgun sequence genome contains a region encoding:
- the LOC142169180 gene encoding uncharacterized protein LOC142169180 — protein sequence MSETTITYTGDTSNAAKSVSYDANHPYHLNNSDSPGMTLVNTMFDGRGYPGWRRSILLSLSAKKKLGFINGACLSPDLKSPDHEQWSCVNDMVISWILNALSKDIADSVIYSKTAKELWDSLE from the coding sequence ATGTCTGAAACAACCATCACGTATACTGGTGATACGAGCAATGCTGCAAAATCAGTCAGCTATGATGCCAATCACCCTTATCATCTCAACAACTCTGATTCACCTGGAATGACTCTAGTCAACACTATGTTTGATGGAAGAGGATACCCAGGGTGGAGGAGATCTATTCTCCTGTCTTTGTCAGCCAAGAAGAAACTTGGTTTCATCAATGGAGCATGTCTATCTCCAGATCTGAAATCTCCAGACCATGAACAATGGAGTTGTGTGAATGACATGGTCATCTCTTGGATCCTAAATGCTCTCTCAAAGGATATTGCAGACAGTGTGATATACTCCAAAACTGCAAAAGAACTTTGGGACAGCttggagtag